Proteins encoded in a region of the Pelmatolapia mariae isolate MD_Pm_ZW linkage group LG6, Pm_UMD_F_2, whole genome shotgun sequence genome:
- the LOC134629820 gene encoding perforin-1-like: MARLWHLLLLCWAWSPLCLPSSVSFTGTPQECEKAHFVPGYNLGGEGFDIVTMERKGAYVIDTETWKIGNGTCRMYHNRYMNGEKQKVPVAVVDWRTLPKCSLKVSSVVYDSVETLVNDSTSSVSNNWKIGLDIPVDPSVKVGVGFGGSHSRDSTFAMKKSKQDHYTFLHHSINCKFYGYRLATSPPLSQEFKSALDIPPYSSKTVPLYHNLIDTYGTHYITQVSLGGEIKATTAVRTCMATMDGLTDTDVSDCLSVEASATFANSASIKAEYEHCQRKKKKLGSNQSFSSSFNERHTEAIGGDIDGGDILFVGQSDPSVYKSWLISLKTIPDVVQYNLKPLHTILPLNHPARAGLKREVEQYIKKNAVLKKCSESCKIGHQSNVRDPCACVCNSNQNVKSNCCPAGKGFATLKVFKLYAKGLYGDRWTQTDGSVEVTYGDQKKRTDIISNNNNPKWRETFEFGTITINMKNKIKFAVYDEDTYWNSDLLGKCSFDLRAGKVSDSCMLNHGTFFFSYIVECAPSLSGNQCQEYIPSAMSPSLAEVFHTRNGVLLGKMGNKYEKSVKE; this comes from the exons ATGGCAAGACTGTGGCACCTCCTGCTCCTGTGTTGGGCATGGAGTCCCTTGTGCCTTCCTTCCAGTGTGAGCTTCACTGGTACACCACAGGAGTGTGAAAAGGCTCACTTTGTCCCTGGTTACAACTTGGGTGGTGAAGGCTTTGACATTGTGACGATGGAGAGAAAAGGTGCCTATGTGATCGACACTGAAACATGGAAGATTGGAAATGGTACCTGTAGGATGTACCATAACCGTTACATGAatggagagaagcagaaggtCCCTGTTGCTGTGGTGGACTGGAGAACCCTGCCCAAGTGCAGTTTGAAGGTCTCCAGTGTGGTCTATGATTCTGTTGAAACTCTTGTTAATGACTCGACATCATCTGTATCCAACAACTGGAAAATTGGCCTTGACATCCCGGTAGATCCTTCAGTAAAGGTTGGGGTTGGCTTTGGAGGTTCTCACTCAAGAGATTCTACTTTCGCCATGAAAAAGTCAAAACAAGACCACTACACCTTCTTACACCATTCTATCAACTGTAAATTCTATGG CTACAGACTGGCAACAAGTCCTCCTTTGAGTCAAGAATTTAAGTCGGCTTTGGATATTCCCCCTTATTCCTCTAAAACTGTGCCATTATATCACAATCTGATTGACACTTATGGAACACATTACATCACACAAGTGTCTCTTGGAGGTGAAATTAAAGCAACCACTGCTGTCAGGACCTGCATGGCTACAATGGATGGACTAACAGATACTGATGTTAGTGACTGTTTGTCAGTTGAAGCTTCAGCTACTTTTGCAAATTCTGCCAGTATTAAAGCAGAGTATGAACActgtcagagaaagaaaaagaagttagGGTCTAATCAAAGTTTCAGCAGTTCATTTAATGAGCGACACACAGAAGCCATTGGTGGAGATATTGATGGAGGTGATATCCTCTTTGTAGGCCAATCTGACCCCTCGGTCTATAAAAGCTGGCTCATTTCTCTTAAAACGATCCCTGATGTGGTCCAATACAACTTAAAACCCCTACACACCATACTGCCATTAAATCATCCTGCCAGGGCGGGACTGAAGCGAGAAGTGGAGCAGTACATTAAGAAAAATGCAGTGCTGAAGAAATGTTCAGAAAGCTGTAAGATTGGGCACCAATCAAACGTAAGAGATCCTTGTGCTTGTGTCTGCAACAGTAACCAGAATGTCAAGTCAAACTGCTGTCCTGCTGGGAAAGGTTTTGCAACCTTAAAGGTGTTCAAACTTTATGCAAAGGGTCTGTATGGTGACAGGTGGACTCAGACAGATGGTTCAGTGGAGGTGACATATGGTGATCAGAAAAAGCGCACTGATATtataagtaataataacaacCCTAAATGGAGAGAAACATTTGAGTTTGGaaccatcaccatcaacatgaaaaataaaataaaatttgctGTGTATGATGAGGACACTTACTGGAACAGTGATCTGTTAGGCAAGTGTTCATTTGATCTGCGAGCAGGGAAGGTGAGCGACAGCTGCATGCTGAATCATGGGACCTTCTTCTTTTCCTACATTGTAGAGTGTGCACCAAGTCTTAGTGGGAACCAGTGTCAGGAGTATATCCCCTCGGCCATGAGTCCGTCTTTGGCTGAGGTTTTCCACACCAGAAATGGGGTTCTTCTTGGAAAGATGGGGAACAAGTATGAGAAGTCAGTAAAAGAGTGA